One Malania oleifera isolate guangnan ecotype guangnan chromosome 9, ASM2987363v1, whole genome shotgun sequence DNA segment encodes these proteins:
- the LOC131163695 gene encoding exocyst complex component EXO70A1-like: protein MELPERAGIPLEAAEKIILRWDSTASEEARGRMIFDGDRSEVDRYLQAVDEILRSISSASIADDESKVNSVIQIAMARLEDEFRNLLIGHTSPMEVESLLDSSGSSSVHTSLRSDSGSEFRVDDYSVDEHEDVINKDEELQRVESSGGSSYRSTSSIREMDLIPSEAINDLRSIAERMIAAGYLRECVQEYGSVRKSAVDASFRRLGIEKLSIGDIQRLGWEALEVKIRRWIRAAKVCVRILFASEKNLCEQIFDGIGTAVEDACFMETVKGPAIQLFNFAEAISISRRSPEKLFKILDLHDALSDLLPDVDAVFRYKSAESVRVQAVEILSRLAEAVRGILSEFENAVLREPSQVPIPGGTIHPLTRYVMNYISLISDYKQTLIKLIVSKPSTGSRYSGDPTMPDMEFAELEGRTPLALHLIWIIVILQFNLDGKSKHYKDTSLAHLFIMNNVHYIVQKAKGSPELREMIGDAYLKKLTGKFRQAATSYQRATWVRVLYCLRDEGLHVSGSFSSGVSKGALRERFKAFNSMFDEVHRTQTTWLVPDSQLREELRISISEKLIPAYRSFLGRFRVHIESGRHPETYIKYSVEDLETAVLDFFEGYQVSQHPRRRSH, encoded by the coding sequence ATGGAACTGCCGGAGCGTGCCGGTATCCCTCTTGAGGCAGCCGAGAAGATAATTCTGCGCTGGGACTCGACTGCCTCGGAAGAGGCCAGAGGTCGGATGATATTCGACGGCGATCGGTCCGAAGTCGATCGTTACTTGCAGGCTGTTGACGAAATTCTGCGATCGATTTCGTCGGCCTCGATCGCTGATGATGAGAGCAAGGTCAACAGCGTAATCCAGATCGCCATGGCTCGGTTGGAGGACGAGTTTCGCAATCTTTTGATTGGTCATACCAGTCCGATGGAGGTCGAGTCGCTTCTGGATTCGAGTGGTAGTTCGTCTGTTCACACGAGTTTGAGAAGTGACAGTGGGAGTGAGTTTCGTGTTGATGATTATTCCGTTGATGAGCACGAGGATGTGATTAATAAAGATGAAGAGCTCCAGAGAGTTGAATCAAGTGGCGGTTCGAGTTATCGATCGACGAGTAGTATTCGCGAGATGGATCTGATTCCTTCCGAGGCAATTAACGATCTCCGAAGCATAGCGGAGAGGATGATCGCTGCTGGTTATCTGCGGGAGTGTGTTCAGGAGTACGGAAGTGTGAGGAAGTCTGCGGTGGACGCGAGCTTCCGGAGACTCGGCATCGAGAAGTTGAGCATCGGCGACATCCAGCGGCTGGGGTGGGAAGCGTTGGAGGTGAAGATCCGGCGCTGGATTAGAGCTGCCAAGGTCTGTGTGAGGATACTGTTTGCCAGCGAGAAGAATCTGTGTGAGCAAATCTTTGATGGAATTGGCACGGCCGTAGAGGACGCGTGTTTCATGGAAACAGTAAAGGGCCCTGCAATTCAGCTCTTCAACTTTGCAGAAGCAATAAGTATAAGTCGGCGATCGCCGGAGAAATTGTTCAAGATCTTGGACCTTCATGATGCTTTGTCTGATTTGTTACCCGATGTCGATGCTGTTTTTCGGTATAAGTCTGCAGAATCGGTTCGAGTTCAGGCCGTAGAGATATTATCCCGGCTGGCAGAAGCCGTGAGAGGGATTTTATCCGAATTCGAAAACGCCGTGCTTCGTGAGCCGTCACAGGTTCCGATACCCGGGGGTACAATTCACCCCTTGACGAGGTATGTGATGAATTACATCAGTTTGATCTCTGATTACAAGCAGACCTTGATTAAACTGATAGTGTCTAAGCCGTCAACCGGGTCAAGATATTCAGGCGATCCAACGATGCCAGACATGGAATTCGCTGAGCTGGAGGGGCGAACCCCTTTGGCCCTGCACCTAATTTGGATCATTGTAATTTTACAATTCAATTTGGATGGCAAGTCCAAGCACTACAAAGATACTTCCTTGGCTCATCTTTTTATTATGAACAATGTTCACTACATTGTTCAGAAGGCTAAAGGGTCACCAGAACTGCGGGAGATGATCGGAGATGCTTACCTGAAGAAGTTAACAGGGAAATTCAGGCAGGCGGCGACTAGTTACCAGAGGGCGACCTGGGTTAGAGTATTGTATTGCTTGAGAGACGAGGGTCTTCATGTGAGTGGGAGCTTCTCGTCTGGGGTCTCCAAGGGTGCTTTGAGAGAGAGGTTCAAGGCCTTCAATTCTATGTTTGACGAGGTGCATCGGACTCAAACTACATGGTTGGTGCCAGATTCTCAGCTCAGGGAGGAGCTGAGAATATCTATATCGGAGAAGCTGATCCCAGCTTATAGGTCCTTTCTTGGCCGGTTCAGGGTTCACATAGAGAGTGGAAGACACCCAGAGACTTATATCAAATACTCCGTGGAGGATCTAGAAACTGCTGTCTTGGATTTCTTTGAGGGGTACCAAGTTTCCCAGCACCCGAGGAGGAGATCACATTGA